In Candidatus Effluviviaceae Genus I sp., the genomic stretch ACCGTCGGGACGAGGACCGCGAGCCCAGCCGCTCCCCCGAAGATCCACCCTAACGCCCTCCAGGATTCGCCTCCCCGGATCCCAAGCCATCGGATCGGCCCCACCGGCGCGTCCAGCCGGCCGCGGGCCAGGAAGAACGCCCGTCTGTCGCGCTTCATGAACCACAGGACGGCCACGATGGCGGCAGCGACGAGCACGTCGAGCGTCATGATGGCCGCGTATCCGGTGAAGAACGGGACGCCCGCGTAGTTGAAGCTCCCCTGGAACCGGGCCGTGCCGCGGAGGAACGACGTCAGCCCCAGGGCCAGGAAGAGCACGAGGAGCACGAGCGCGTACTGCCGGAGCGGCCGGACGCGCCGCCAGACGAGCGTGAGCGCGAGGAACGCGGCGAGGAAGGCGGCCTTCGCCCAGAACGCCCACGCCGGAGCCGCGCGCCCGAGCGACGCGACGACGATGTCCGGCAGGTCCGACACGGCGAGCATGACCGCCCAGGCCGCGGCGGTCAGCGCTCCGCGTGCGGGAGAAACCACGCCCATGCCTCACCTCCTACCCACGGAATGCGAGAAACGCTGCGCCCCGCGAGGATCGCGTGCCGCAGGTGAACTGGAGGCTAGACGCTATCAGAGAAGGGCGCCGGCCGCAAACGCCGGCTGATCTCGCAGAAGAGACTGGACCCGTCCACCTCGAGGATGTCCCCTTCCACACCGAGGAAGCGACAGAGCGCCTCAAAGCCGGCCGCGGACATCGCCCCGGCGCGGAAGCCGTCCTCGCAGACGATCACGCCGTTGCCGGTCGCCCGCATGTCGATGGCACCCACAAGCCCCGCCGCCGACTGCGCCTCGAACCACGAGAGGCGTTCGTCCCAGAACCTCTCCGAGTAGCTTGAGAACAGCAGCCGACCGCCAGGCTTCGCGACGCGCAACGCCTCGCGGAGGAGCCGCTCGGGATCGACGCCGAACGCGCAGATCCCGTTCTGAACGCACGCCACGACGTCGAACGTCCCGTCGGGGAAGGACATGTCCACGGCGTCCATCAGCGCGAACTCGTAGTTCGTGCGGTCGCCGGCCTGCGCGCGCGCGAGCCCGAGGCTCTCCTGCGCCGTGTCGACACCTACCACGCGGCGGACACTGTCGGCCAGACGCAGCGCCACGCGC encodes the following:
- a CDS encoding CPBP family intramembrane metalloprotease, with translation MGVVSPARGALTAAAWAVMLAVSDLPDIVVASLGRAAPAWAFWAKAAFLAAFLALTLVWRRVRPLRQYALVLLVLFLALGLTSFLRGTARFQGSFNYAGVPFFTGYAAIMTLDVLVAAAIVAVLWFMKRDRRAFFLARGRLDAPVGPIRWLGIRGGESWRALGWIFGGAAGLAVLVPTVIGIAPTRDMVVRALPLVPAAVLFAAINAFTEETYFRASILSTLHDVIGETQTLLIAAVFFGLAHWLHGSPPGPAGSLMTGFLAWLIGRSMLETRGMLWPWFIHFVPDVVIFVSYALMFAGS
- a CDS encoding class I SAM-dependent methyltransferase, with protein sequence MTDYYDRRLAGSRLRRCYELASPRVQQYLEAEIEHLLSRVGREDDVLELGCGYGRVALRLADSVRRVVGVDTAQESLGLARAQAGDRTNYEFALMDAVDMSFPDGTFDVVACVQNGICAFGVDPERLLREALRVAKPGGRLLFSSYSERFWDERLSWFEAQSAAGLVGAIDMRATGNGVIVCEDGFRAGAMSAAGFEALCRFLGVEGDILEVDGSSLFCEISRRLRPAPFSDSV